DNA sequence from the Halobacterium sp. DL1 genome:
GGGGAACGCAGACGGTCCGGGCCGCCGTCGACGGCGGCGAGACGAGAACGTACGAGTGGGAGCACGGGTCCTGTGCGAACACGCCCCACCCGAACGGCAACCAGAACGCCGGCGTCGTCGTCGAACCGGGCGAGTGGTTGTTCGTGACGAACGGCTGTGACTACCTGAAACTCGGCCAGGTGTACGTCGAGGAGTACGCGCCGGCGTCCGAGCACACTGTCACGTCCACGACAGCGTAGTTTTTTCGCTGGCACGGACAATGGTGCACGTATGTCCGACCGCACACGCGCACACGTCTTCGTCTCGGGCACCGTCCAGGGCGTCTACTACCGCGCGACGACACGCGAGCAGGCGGGCGAACACGGCGTCGACGGCTGGGTTCGGAATCTGGAGGACGGCCGCGTCGAAGCAGTGTTCGAGGGACCCGAGGACGCCGTCGAGGCGATGGTCGACTGGTGCCACGAGGGCAGTCCTGCTGCCCACGTCGAAGACATCGAAGTCGAGTACGACGACCCCGAGGGCGAGACCGGCTTCCGCGTCCGCCGGTAGCCGCCGCGCGCCCCCACGGTTTTAGGGTGGACGGCGACGAACGACCGGACATGATCACCAGCGAGCGCATGGCCGCAGTCGATCGGAACGCGGCCGCCCTCGGCGTCCCACGGAAGCAGCTGATGGAGTCCAGTGGGAACGCCGTCGCCCGCGAAGTACGGGACATCGCCGACACCGGTGCGAGCGTCGCCGTCGTCGCGGGTCGCGGGAACAACGGGGGCGACGCGTTCGTCGCGGCGCGCTTCCTCGACGACTACGACGTCACCGTCCACCTGCTTGGCCGACCGGAGTCCATCGCGACCGACATCAGCCGCGAGAACTGGGCAGCGCTCCAGCAGGCGGAGTACGACACTCGGATAGTCAAAGATTCTCGGAGTCTCGACCTCGGCGACCCGGACGTCGTCGTCGATGGCATCCTCGGGACTGGCGTCTCCGGCGCACCCCGGCAGCCCGAATCGTCGGCCATCGAAGCCGTCAACGATGCCGGAGCGACTGTCGTCGCCGTCGACGTCCCCTCCGGAATGGACGCGGACTCCGGCGAGACGTCGGGAGCCGCCATCGACGCGGACCGGGTCGTGACGTTCCACGACCAGAAACCCGCGCTCGCGGACCGCGAGGACGTCACCGTCGCGGACATCGGCATCCCCGACGCCGCCGACCTGTTCGTCGGCCCGGGCGACCTCCAGCGCCTCGAACGCGACCCCCAGGCCCACAAGGGGGAGTTCGGGCGCGTGCTGGTCGTCGGTGGCGGTCCGTACACCGGCGCGCCCGCGCTCAGCGCGCAGGCGACGCTCCGCGCGGGCGCCGACCTCGCCTTCCTCGCCGTCCCCGACAACGTCGCGGACAGCGTGCGCGGCTACAGCGAGAACCTCATCGTCGACTCCCTCGTCGGGAACCGCCTCGTCCCCGAGCACGTCCCCGAACTCCTCGACCGAGCTGAGGACGTGGACGTGGTCGTGCTCGGCCCCGGTCTGGGCGACGCCGACGACACGCTCGCGGCCGTCATGGCGTTCCT
Encoded proteins:
- a CDS encoding yjeF family carbohydrate kinase, whose amino-acid sequence is MITSERMAAVDRNAAALGVPRKQLMESSGNAVAREVRDIADTGASVAVVAGRGNNGGDAFVAARFLDDYDVTVHLLGRPESIATDISRENWAALQQAEYDTRIVKDSRSLDLGDPDVVVDGILGTGVSGAPRQPESSAIEAVNDAGATVVAVDVPSGMDADSGETSGAAIDADRVVTFHDQKPALADREDVTVADIGIPDAADLFVGPGDLQRLERDPQAHKGEFGRVLVVGGGPYTGAPALSAQATLRAGADLAFLAVPDNVADSVRGYSENLIVDSLVGNRLVPEHVPELLDRAEDVDVVVLGPGLGDADDTLAAVMAFLEKFDGTAVVDADALQVVPEVDTDATLVCTPHQGELQGMGGPSAESWEERAEAVESFAAELGHTLLVKGAYDVVSDGDTTRVNRTGNPGMTVGGTGDVLAGATAAMCSTLDPVPAASVGAYANGTAGDLVVDEQGYGLLATDLIDALPRALWGDGDE
- a CDS encoding acylphosphatase (catalyzes the hydrolysis of acylphosphate) — encoded protein: MSDRTRAHVFVSGTVQGVYYRATTREQAGEHGVDGWVRNLEDGRVEAVFEGPEDAVEAMVDWCHEGSPAAHVEDIEVEYDDPEGETGFRVRR